A region of the Kribbella sp. NBC_01245 genome:
ACCAGGTCTGACCAGCACGCCGTACTGTGGACAGTATGCGATCTGTCGTGTGTGAGGGCGCCGGTGGCGTCGAGGTCATGTCCATCGGCGAGATCCCGGCCCCGCTACCGGCGGTGGACGAAGTCGTCATCGACGTGGCGGCCGCCGGGGTGAACCGGGCGGATCTGCTGCAGCGGCAGGGGTTCTACCCACCGCCGCCGGGTGCGCCGCAGACGATCGGGATGGAGTGCTCCGGCGTGATCTCGGCCGTCGGCGCGGAGGTCACGGACTGGCAGGTCGGCGACGAGTGCTGCGCCTTGCTGGCCGGTGGCGGCTATGCCGAGAAGGTGGTCGTGCCTGCCGTCCAGCTGATGCCGATCCCGGACGGGGTCGACCTGGTCAGCGCGGCGGCCCTGCCGGAGGCGACCGCGACGGTCTGGTCGAACCTCTTCATGACGGCACATCTCAAACCCGGCGAGACGCTGCTCGTGCACGGCGGCAGCTCAGGGATCGGCACGATGGCCATCCAGCTCGCCGTCGCGCATGGCGTTCGGGTGCTCTGCACGGTCGGTACGAAGGA
Encoded here:
- a CDS encoding NAD(P)H-quinone oxidoreductase, whose translation is MRSVVCEGAGGVEVMSIGEIPAPLPAVDEVVIDVAAAGVNRADLLQRQGFYPPPPGAPQTIGMECSGVISAVGAEVTDWQVGDECCALLAGGGYAEKVVVPAVQLMPIPDGVDLVSAAALPEATATVWSNLFMTAHLKPGETLLVHGGSSGIGTMAIQLAVAHGVRVLCTVGTKDKMEVCTRLGADVAINYREAEWANVVREATGKAGADVILDIIGAKYLEDNVKSLAYGGRLVVIGMQGGTKGTLDLGRLLSRRGSVIATALRSRSVQDKGEIVAEVAGHVWPLVEAKKVQPIVHQVLPLADVRTAHEILEQSSHVGKVLLTP